Proteins found in one Anas acuta chromosome 4 unlocalized genomic scaffold, bAnaAcu1.1 SUPER_4_unloc_1, whole genome shotgun sequence genomic segment:
- the LOC137848770 gene encoding LOW QUALITY PROTEIN: DNA ligase 1-like (The sequence of the model RefSeq protein was modified relative to this genomic sequence to represent the inferred CDS: deleted 1 base in 1 codon; substituted 1 base at 1 genomic stop codon) yields GTTARRCPALPGSQTLPGTGEEAARRREDASGRRGLRGEGPGGRRSWDSATAQRPPRRQRTTPGDAKRRRRRRSVADPPKSAGKDEYLAQYQCDDGGDKEKPRRSKERDLISKENVLYGKERAIAERCQGRKAKTKNTEKEHYQSKREHAPSEEKESQKAGPSSKRRCSQSVEVVEQKRHKQEHWEGSRCRSFPGERNSPENGRRAVKYSKSRSGSGGRSEQGSNRYYRSKGERSWSRERYYRDEARRWERCSYSNDYYSPHATGVSRERKFSHGDAAFDKWTATYYGRSHKHYHYKSGWPHGSLLRDEDVRRFSTPRADLHRCSVSQQHSGRHSRERHALPPVSAHLENCRQKNETEGNRKRKSTRAEGSESEIERKDRKIEKELLGGEKMQKYHKFXKKKKSKDKHGEKDSKLHDLCFCALHFDNANRKRKKRRKRRRKRRKKRNTRKVKGSLEHLDPRFQKITREKKEESHPPDGSSCEQCTSESSKQPYKEGKPSSAGESKKYSSVSSNECIKVSRTLRNLLGRMNTSHSTNVMTVETRRNQEDQKNVTSFQKKTFCTAKSVRDAKVERPRLKTLRKSITKARGNMLLVKRRRVKKQVLPARGGVLRAWKLLSKSVTSRRTGREAGADLSLVKETALRMAEEQSNIQSPDLAAEEDQNKVAIDITDPKGKEVGAEKDTIEMKHGDGKDVAIPMITIHLMRQESVERESSLTAMQPLTNGLQLTTAGHISIIITKVDGLTVPS; encoded by the exons GGCACCACGGCCCGCCgctgcccggccctgcccggctctcAAACCCTCCCGGGGACGGGGGAGGAGGCTGCGAGGCGCCGGGAGGATGCGAGTGGGCGCCGCGGGCTGCGAGGCGAGGGCCCGGGCGGCCGGCGGAGCTGGGACTCGGCGACGGCtcagcgcccgccccgccggcaGCGGACGACTCCCGGAGACGCAAaacggcggcggcggaggaggag tgtcgcGGACCCTCCGAAATCTGCTGGGAAGGATGAATACCTCGCACAGTACCAATGTGATGACggtggagacaaggagaaaccaagaagatcaaaagaacgtgacctcatttcaaaagaaaacgtTTTGTACGGCAAAGAGCGTG CTATTGCAGAGAGATGCCAAGGTAGAAAGGCCAAgactaaaaacactgagaaagagcattaccaaagcaagagggaacatgctcctagtgaagagaaggagagtcaaaaagcaggtcCTTCCAGCAAGAGGAGGTGTTCTCAGAGCGTGGAAGTTGTTGAGCAAAAGCGTCACaagcaggagcactgggagggaagcaggtgCAGATCTTTCCCTGGTGAAAGAAACAGCCCTgagaatggcagaagagcagTCAAATATTCAAAGTCCAGATCTGGCAGCGGAGGAAGATCAGAACAAGGTAGCAATAGATATTACCGatccaaaggggaaagaagttgGAGCAGAGAAAGATACTATCGAGATGAAGCACGGAGATGGGAAAGATGTAGCTATTCCAATGATTACTATTCACCTCATGCGACAGGAGTCAGTAGAGAGAGAAAGTTCTCTCACGGCGATGCAGCCTTTGACAAATGGACTGCAACTTACTACGGCAGGTCACATAAGCATTATCATTACAAAAGTGGATGGCCTCACGGTTCCCTCTTGAGAGATGAAGATGTACGTCGCTTTAGCACACCCCGAGCAGACTTGCATCGTTGCTCGGTATCTCAGCAACATTCTGGAAGACATTCTCGTGAAAGACATGCGCTTCCACCTGTGTCAGCTCATTTGGAGAACTGTcgccagaaaaatgaaacagaaggaaacagaaaaagaaaatctacccGTGCAGAAGGTAgtgaaagtgaaatagaaaggaaagacagaaagatagaaaaggagcttttaggtggtgaa aaaatgcaaaaatatcacaagttctagaagaaaaagaagtctaagGATAAACATGGAGAGAAGGATTCCAA acttcacgatttgtgtttctgtgcgCTCCACTTTGACAATGCCAATCGCAAGcgtaaaaaaagaagaaaaaggagaagaaaaagaagaaaaaagagaaacaccagGAAAGTGAAGGGCTCCTTGGAACACTTAGATCCTCGTTTCCAGAAGATAACgcgggagaagaaggaagaatccCATCCTCCAGATGGCTCTTCATGTGAGCAATGCACAAGTGAGAGCAGTAAACAACCTTACAAGGAAGGGAAGCCTTCCAGTGCAGGcgaaagcaagaaatacagctCCGTCTCATCCAACGAGTGTATTAAAG tgtcgcGGACCCTCCGAAATCTGCTGGGAAGGATGAATACCTCGCACAGTACCAATGTGATGACggtggagacaaggagaaaccaagaagatcaaaagaacgtgacctcatttcaaaagaaaacgtTTTGTACGGCAAAGAGCGTG AGAGATGCCAAGGTAGAAAGGCCAAgactaaaaacactgagaaagagcattaccaaagcaagagggaacatgctcctagtgaagagaaggagagtcaaaaagcaggtcCTTCCAGCAAGAGGAGGTGTTCTCAGAGCGTGGAAGTTGTTGAGCAAAAGCGTCACAAGCAGGAGGactgggagggaagcaggtgCAGATCTTTCCCTGGTGAAAGAAACAGCCCTgagaatggcagaagagcagTCAAATATTCAAAGTCCAGATCTGGCAGCGGAGGAAGATCAGAACAAGGTAGCAATAGATATTACCGatccaaaggggaaagaagttgGAGCAGAGAAAGATACTATCGAGATGAAGCACGGAGATGGGAAAGATGTAGCTATTCCAATGATTACTATTCACCTCATGCGACAGGAGTCAGTAGAGAGAGAAAGTTCTCTCACGGCGATGCAGCCTTTGACAAATGGACTGCAACTTACTACGGCAGGTCACATAAGCATTATCATTACAAAAGTGGATGGCCTCACGGTTCCCTCTTGA